In Pseudomonas fluorescens, a genomic segment contains:
- the rpmG gene encoding 50S ribosomal protein L33: MRELIRMISSAGTGHFYTTDKNKRTTPDKLEKKMFDPRVRKHVIYKEGKIK; this comes from the coding sequence ATGCGTGAATTGATTCGAATGATCTCTAGCGCCGGTACTGGTCACTTCTACACTACCGACAAGAACAAGCGTACTACCCCGGACAAGCTCGAAAAGAAAATGTTCGACCCGCGCGTTCGCAAGCACGTGATCTACAAAGAAGGCAAAATCAAGTAA
- a CDS encoding aldehyde dehydrogenase: MTTLTRADWEQRAKDLKIEGRAYINGEYTAAASGDTFECISPVDGRLLATVASCDAADAQRAVENARATFNSGAWSRLAPAKRKAVMIRFAALLKANAEELALLETLDMGKPISDSLNIDVPGAANALSWSGEAIDKIYDEVAATPHDQLGLVTREPVGVVGAIVPWNFPLMMACWKLGPALSTGNSVILKPSEKSPLTAIRIAALAVEAGIPKGVFNVLPGYGHTVGNALALHMDVDTLVFTGSTKIAKQLLIRSGESNMKRVWLEAGGKSPNIVFADAPDLQAAAESAAGAIAFNQGEVCTAGSRLLVERSIKDKFLPLVIAALKGWKPGNPLDPATNVGALVDTQQMNTVLSYIEAGHADGAKLVAGGKRTLEETGGTYVEPTIFDGVTNAMRIAQEEIFGPVLSVITFDSAEEAIAIANDTQYGLAAAVWTADISKAHLTAKALRAGSVWVNQYDGGDMTAPFGGFKQSGNGRDKSLHAFDKYTELKATWIKL; the protein is encoded by the coding sequence ATGACCACCCTGACCCGTGCCGACTGGGAACAACGCGCCAAGGACCTGAAGATCGAAGGCCGCGCCTATATCAATGGCGAATACACTGCCGCCGCTTCCGGTGACACCTTCGAATGCATCAGCCCGGTCGATGGCCGCCTGCTCGCCACCGTTGCCAGTTGCGATGCCGCCGACGCCCAGCGCGCCGTGGAAAATGCCCGTGCCACCTTCAATTCCGGCGCCTGGTCGCGCCTGGCACCGGCCAAGCGCAAGGCCGTCATGATCCGTTTCGCCGCGTTGCTCAAGGCCAATGCCGAAGAGCTGGCGCTGCTTGAAACCCTGGACATGGGCAAGCCGATCAGCGACTCCCTGAACATTGACGTGCCTGGCGCAGCCAATGCCCTGAGCTGGAGCGGTGAGGCGATCGACAAGATCTATGACGAAGTCGCCGCCACCCCTCACGATCAGTTGGGTCTGGTAACCCGTGAACCGGTTGGTGTCGTCGGCGCCATCGTGCCGTGGAACTTCCCGCTGATGATGGCCTGCTGGAAACTGGGGCCGGCGCTGTCCACCGGTAACTCGGTCATCCTCAAGCCCTCCGAAAAATCCCCGCTGACTGCCATCCGCATTGCGGCCCTGGCCGTTGAGGCCGGCATTCCAAAAGGCGTGTTCAACGTGCTGCCGGGCTATGGCCATACCGTGGGTAACGCGCTGGCGCTGCACATGGATGTCGACACCCTGGTGTTCACCGGCTCGACCAAGATCGCCAAACAGCTGTTGATCCGCTCCGGCGAATCGAACATGAAACGCGTATGGCTGGAGGCGGGCGGCAAGAGCCCGAACATCGTGTTCGCCGATGCCCCGGATCTGCAAGCCGCGGCCGAATCCGCCGCGGGTGCCATTGCCTTTAACCAAGGCGAAGTCTGCACTGCCGGTTCACGCCTGCTGGTGGAGCGCTCCATCAAGGATAAATTCCTGCCGCTGGTGATCGCCGCGCTGAAGGGCTGGAAGCCAGGCAACCCGCTGGACCCGGCCACTAACGTCGGCGCGTTGGTGGACACTCAACAGATGAACACCGTGCTGTCCTACATCGAAGCCGGCCATGCCGACGGTGCAAAGCTGGTGGCAGGCGGTAAGCGTACCCTCGAAGAAACCGGTGGCACCTACGTCGAACCTACGATTTTCGATGGTGTGACCAACGCCATGAGGATCGCCCAGGAAGAAATCTTTGGCCCGGTCCTGTCGGTCATTACCTTCGACAGCGCTGAAGAAGCCATCGCCATCGCCAACGATACCCAATATGGGCTGGCGGCGGCGGTATGGACGGCCGATATCTCCAAGGCGCACCTGACCGCCAAGGCCCTGCGTGCCGGCAGCGTGTGGGTCAACCAGTACGATGGCGGTGACATGACCGCGCCATTCGGGGGGTTCAAGCAGTCGGGTAACGGTCGCGACAAGTCCTTGCATGCGTTCGACAAGTACACCGAGCTGAAGGCGACCTGGATCAAGCTGTAA
- the rpmB gene encoding 50S ribosomal protein L28, producing the protein MSRVCQVTGKGPVTGNNISHANNKTRRRFLPNLQHHRFWVEEEKRFVRLRVSAKGMRIIDKRGITVVLAEIRAAGKI; encoded by the coding sequence ATGTCGAGAGTCTGTCAAGTTACCGGTAAGGGTCCGGTGACTGGGAATAACATTTCCCACGCAAATAACAAAACCCGTCGTCGTTTCCTGCCGAACCTGCAGCATCACCGCTTCTGGGTTGAAGAAGAGAAACGTTTTGTTCGCCTGCGTGTATCTGCCAAAGGCATGCGTATCATCGACAAGCGTGGCATCACTGTCGTGCTGGCCGAAATCCGCGCCGCTGGCAAGATCTAA
- a CDS encoding cupin domain-containing protein, with protein MSIQDIVDFSQANTAPDRYRPAAEKILKGDPEQTIYNHYNSPCGQMSAGVWEGEVGQWKVNYTEHEYCEIVQGVSVLRDGDGNAKTLRAGDRFVIPAGFSGTWEVLEPCRKIYVVFEQKA; from the coding sequence ATGAGCATCCAGGACATCGTCGACTTCAGCCAGGCCAACACGGCGCCCGACCGCTACCGCCCTGCCGCCGAGAAAATCCTCAAGGGCGACCCCGAACAAACGATCTACAACCACTACAACAGCCCATGCGGCCAGATGAGCGCCGGGGTTTGGGAAGGAGAAGTCGGGCAGTGGAAGGTCAACTATACCGAGCATGAATACTGCGAAATTGTGCAGGGGGTTTCGGTACTGCGCGACGGCGACGGTAACGCCAAGACCTTGCGCGCCGGCGACCGCTTCGTGATCCCCGCCGGCTTCAGTGGTACCTGGGAAGTGCTGGAACCGTGCCGCAAGATCTACGTGGTGTTCGAGCAGAAGGCCTGA
- a CDS encoding MFS transporter — MRWATYFAVLASVLSVGLALGVSMPLVSLRLEGWGYGSFAIGVMAAMPAFGVLLGAKVSSRLASWLGTANLMRLCLWAGAVSIGLLAILPSYPVWLVLRLMIGVILTIVFILGESWINQLVVEQWRGRLVALYGCSYALSQLSGPLLLGVIGTDHDYGLWVGAGLLMVAPLLLLGRSGAPTADSFSVTLGDLWRFCLTLPAIAWAVALFAAFEAMILTLLPVYCLQQGFTAEIALAMVSTVVVGDALLQLPIGALADYLPRRTLFLSCALLLLASSLAIPLLMQTVLIWPVWVLFGASAGGLFTLSLILIGERYRDDALVRANAHIAQLWGIGCLIGPLVAGAGSQWISGHALPWLMAAGALGLVVLLLRQGAFGAAQPA, encoded by the coding sequence ATGCGTTGGGCGACTTATTTCGCCGTCCTGGCCTCGGTACTCAGTGTCGGCCTGGCGCTGGGCGTGAGCATGCCACTGGTATCCCTGCGCCTTGAGGGCTGGGGCTACGGCAGTTTCGCCATCGGCGTGATGGCCGCGATGCCTGCCTTTGGTGTGCTGCTGGGTGCCAAGGTCTCCAGCCGCCTGGCCTCTTGGCTGGGCACTGCCAACCTGATGCGTCTGTGCCTATGGGCCGGTGCCGTGTCCATCGGTTTGCTGGCGATCCTGCCCAGTTACCCGGTGTGGCTGGTGCTGCGGCTGATGATCGGGGTGATCCTGACCATCGTGTTTATCCTGGGTGAAAGCTGGATCAACCAATTGGTAGTGGAGCAGTGGCGCGGCCGGCTGGTGGCGCTGTACGGCTGCAGCTATGCCTTGAGCCAGCTGTCAGGGCCACTGCTGCTGGGTGTGATCGGCACTGATCATGACTACGGTCTCTGGGTGGGTGCGGGCCTGCTGATGGTCGCGCCGCTGTTGCTGCTGGGGCGTTCCGGCGCGCCGACGGCCGATTCGTTCAGTGTGACCCTTGGCGACCTGTGGCGCTTCTGCCTGACACTGCCGGCGATTGCCTGGGCGGTGGCGTTATTCGCCGCGTTCGAAGCGATGATTCTGACACTGTTGCCGGTGTATTGCCTGCAGCAGGGCTTCACCGCCGAGATAGCCTTGGCGATGGTCAGCACCGTGGTGGTGGGTGATGCGCTGCTGCAATTGCCCATCGGTGCCTTGGCCGATTACTTGCCGCGGCGCACGCTGTTCTTGAGTTGTGCGCTGCTGTTGCTGGCGTCGAGCCTGGCGATTCCGTTGTTGATGCAGACGGTGTTGATCTGGCCGGTGTGGGTGCTGTTCGGCGCCAGTGCCGGAGGGTTGTTCACCTTGTCGCTGATTCTGATTGGCGAGCGCTACCGTGACGATGCGCTGGTGCGCGCCAATGCCCATATCGCGCAGCTGTGGGGGATCGGCTGCTTGATCGGGCCGTTGGTGGCGGGTGCAGGCAGCCAGTGGATCAGCGGGCATGCCCTGCCTTGGCTGATGGCGGCCGGGGCGCTGGGGCTGGTGGTGCTGTTGTTGCGCCAGGGCGCATTTGGTGCTGCGCAGCCCGCTTGA